A window of the Citrus sinensis cultivar Valencia sweet orange chromosome 9, DVS_A1.0, whole genome shotgun sequence genome harbors these coding sequences:
- the LOC102624488 gene encoding uncharacterized protein LOC102624488 — MSGDKRRAWADTTPLLDQKHRSSISPIYNTNRISYAAGGLLEMAYATAPPARSRSVFLGVDVGTGSARAGLFDESGKLLGSASSPIQIWKEGDCIEQSSTDIWHAICAAVDSACSLANVDGEEVKGVGFAATCSLVAVDADGSPVSVSWNGDSRRNIIVWMDHRAVKQAEKINSRNSPVLQYCGGAVSPEMQPPKLLWVKENLRESWSMVFRWMDLSDWLSYRATGDDTRSLCTTVCKWTYLGHAHMQQMNEKGFRDMEACGWDDEFWEEIGLGDLIDGHHAKIGRSVAFPGHPLGSGLTPAAAKELGLVPGTPVGTSLIDAHAGGVGVMESVPESVSEAKENEEEAICHRMVLVCGTSTCHMAVSRNKLFIPGVWGPFWSAMVPKFWLTEGGQSATGALLDYIIENHVASRSLANRAASRHVSLFELLNGTLESMMHERNSPFVAALTEDIHVLPDFHGNRSPIADPKSKGIICGMTLDSSEKQLALLYLATVQGIAYGTRHIVEHCNGHGHKIDTLLACGGLAKNPLFLQQHADIIGCPIILPRENESVLLGAAILGAVAAKRYSSLIEAMKAMNAAGQVIHPSKDPKVKKYHDAKYHIFRELYEQQVSQRSIMAQALA, encoded by the exons ATGTCCGGTGATAAAAGAAGAGCGTGGGCCGATACGACGCCACTTCTTGACCAAAAACACCGATCTTCTATCTCTCCAATCTATAACACCAACCGCATATCCTACGCCGCCGGCGGCCTCCTCGAGATGGCCTACGCCACCGCACCTCCCGCTCGTTCCCGCTCCGTCTTTCTCGGCGTCGACGTCGGCACTGGCAGTGCCCGCGCAG GTTTGTTTGATGAGAGTGGAAAACTTCTTGGATCTGCTAGTAGCCCAATACAAATATGGAAAGAGGGTGACTGCATTGAG cAATCATCAACGGATATTTGGCATGCAATCTGTGCTGCTGTTGATTCAGCTTGCTCTCTTGCAAATGTTGACGGGGAAGAAGTAAAGGGCGTGGGTTTTGCAGCCACTTGTTCGCTTG TTGCAGTGGATGCTGATGGCTCTCCAGTTTCAGTTTCTTGGAATGGTGATTCTAGGAGAAACATTATCGTGTGGATGGACCATAGAGCTGTAAAGCAAGCTGAGAAGATCAATTCTCGCAATTCACCAGTGTTACAATACTGTGGTGGAGCTGTTTCCCCTGAGATGCAGCCACCAAAG CTTTTATGGGTGAAAGAAAATTTGCGAGAATCTTGGTCGATGGTATTTAGGTGGATGGACTTGAGTGATTGGTTGTCGTATAG GGCAACAGGAGATGACACCCGAAGTCTATGCACCACAGTGTGCAAATGGACTTACCTTGGTCATGCACATATGCAACAGATGAATGAGAAAGGTTTTCGAGACATGGAAGCTTGTGGGTGGGATGACGAATTCTGGGAGGAGATTGGCTTGGGTGATCTCATAGATGGGCATCATGCGAAGATTG GACGGAGTGTAGCTTTCCCTGGCCATCCGTTGGGTTCTGGCCTTACTCCTGCTGCTGCAAAG GAACTCGGGCTGGTACCTGGAACTCCTGTTGGGACTTCGCTGATTGATGCTCATGCTGGAGGTGTGGGAGTAATGGAAAGTGTGCCTGAGTCAGTTTCTGAAGCCAAAG AGAATGAAGAGGAAGCTATATGCCACCGTATGGTGTTAGTCTGTGGCACTTCTACTTGCCATATGGCTGTATCACGGAACAAGTTGTTTATTCCTGGAGTGTGGGGGCCATTTTGGTCAG CAATGGTGCCTAAATTCTGGCTAACAGAAGGCGGGCAGAGTGCTACTGGTGCGTTGTTAGATTACATAATTGAAAATCATGTTGCTTCTCGAAGCCTTGCTAACCGTGCTGCTTCTCGAC ATGTATCCCTCTTTGAACTTCTGAACGGCACTTTAGAATCAATGATGCATGAGAGGAACTCTCCTTTTGTTGCTGCTCTGACTGAAGATATACACGTTCTTCCTGACTTCCATGGAAACAG GTCTCCTATTGCTGATCCGAAATCAAAAGGAATAATATGTGGTATGACACTCGATTCAAGTGAGAAACAGCTGGCTCTTTTATACCTCGCCACTGTACAGGGCATTGCCTATGGTACACGTCACATTGTGGAGCACTGCAATGGCCATGGTCATAAA ATTGACACATTACTTGCCTGCGGTGGCCTTGCCAAGAACCCCTTGTTCCTTCAACAACATGCAGATATTATTG GTTGCCCTATTATACTTCCACGTGAAAATGAGTCTGTGCTCTTGGGTGCTGCTATCCTTGGTGCCGTTGCAGCAAAGAGGTACTCTAGTCTCATTGAGGCCATGAAGGCAATGAATGCAGCTGGTCAG GTTATACACCCATCAAAAGACCCAAAGGTGAAGAAGTATCATGAtgcaaaatatcatattttccGTGAGCTTTACGAGCAACAGGTATCTCAGCGATCAATAATGGCACAAGCTTTGGCATAG
- the LOC102624013 gene encoding uncharacterized protein LOC102624013, with the protein MDSPSPNVPGSGSTAGSNDDVPRVKFLCSFLGRILPRPQDGKLRYVGGETRIVSLPRDVTYEELMSRMRELYEGAVVLKYQQPDEDLDALVSVVNDDDVINMMEEYEKLGSGDGFTRLRIFLFSHSDQDGSNHYVDGDDRESERRYVDALNNMNDGNDFRKLQHPDSPVISSIDDIHMAERFFNTMSLEGGIHNQPQYNLHQLTVPHMNSGQQQQPVSQRYNEMEGPWSPAYYSPRHYGHHDPPRPLPEFPSSPSSARFRMPFGEERVPEEYARQHVNHHPTYEPQPQFSENLIWMPPGNVSGDKSGFPGNLFHGHNVFDGNGLCEHCRLTYHRNQLHLDQPNIGNGLPQVPLSCAECRQNRENLVLNAEAKLPGMYPKDNDSRSVYNESHCHERGWVLQHQLNPRIEEARTHMSGAGRLNDHYLVDGPGMNIPPGHGNLVDGHHVSPNHAHHRTGPEMGNELFHDPAAAVVPHLHTPSAEERVVRYGNFPYGADTIYPVSHGHATAQNLWRNVQNPIHVTPLEASGPVINGSITPAYLRGAVEGNPRIAVGVDSPNSWIDPSQRVPGFEGTVTPPEYYYSQTQKMNPQSYNQQNQLPDPVHQSDSFSALVQDKLVSSTTDCNLGLRVNNVSEAVRTDENCNLGQEKAANHVVKVEETDVKRSCLEQNMIPEKPIGSTSLLAMEVSGNIEKPGEKSPSDRPEDSKLLAHNLSILPELIASVKRAALEGAEEVKAKVEESDDSVKPDTTTKEAPANEAELVNIHGEIEMDYDNDTVKTLKIEPTIAEAEAIARGLQTIKNDDLEEVRELGSGTYGSVYHGKWRGSDVAIKRIKASCFAGKPSERERLIADFWKEALLLSSLHHPNVVSFYGIVRDGPDGSLATVTEFMVNGSLKQFLQKKDRTIDRRKRLIIAMDAAFGMEYLHGKNIVHFDLKCENLLVNMRDPQRPVCKIGDLGLSKVKQQTLVSGGVRGTLPWMAPELLSGKSHMVTEKIDVYSFGIVMWELLTGDEPYADMHCASIIGGIVNNTLRPQIPTWCDPEWRSLMESCWASDPAERPSFSEISRRLRSMAAAINVK; encoded by the exons ATGGATTCTCCGTCTCCTAACGTGCCTGGTTCGGGTTCAACCGCTGGTTCCAATGATGATGTCCCTCGTGTAAAGTTCTTGTGTAGCTTCTTAGGGAGAATTTTGCCTCGACCCCAAGATGGGAAATTGCGGTATGTGGGTGGAGAGACGCGAATTGTGAGCTTGCCAAGAGATGTGACCTATGAGGAGTTGATGAGTAGGATGAGGGAACTTTATGAGGGAGCAGTGGTGTTGAAGTACCAACAACCAGATGAGGATCTTGATGCTCTGGTGTCGGTTgtgaatgatgatgatgtgatTAACATGATGGAAGAGTATGAGAAGTTGGGCTCAGGTGATGGTTTTACAAGATTGAGGATTTTTCTGTTTTCACATTCGGACCAAGATGGTTCAAATCACTATGTTGATGGGGATGACCGTGAGTCAGAGAGGAGGTATGTGGATGCACTGAATAATATGAACGATGGTAATGATTTTAGGAAGTTGCAACATCCTGACTCTCCAGTGATTAGTTCAATTGATGACATCCATATGGCTGAGCGGTTCTTTAACACAATGAGTCTTGAGGGTGGCATTCATAACCAACCACAGTATAATCTTCATCAGCTTACAGTTCCTCATATGAATTCAGGGCAGCAGCAACAGCCTGTTTCTCAGAGGTATAATGAAATGGAAGGTCCGTGGAGTCCTGCATATTATTCTCCTAGGCATTATGGGCATCACGATCCTCCTAGACCGTTGCCAGAGTTTCCATCTTCACCTTCTTCTGCCCGGTTCCGCATGCCATTTGGAGAGGAGAGAGTTCCTGAAGAATATGCGAGGCAGCATGTAAATCATCATCCCACATATGAACCTCAGCCTCaattttctgaaaatttaATATGGATGCCACCTGGAAATGTTTCTGGAGACAAGAGTGGTTTTCctggtaatttatttcatgGCCATAATGTTTTTGATGGGAATGGTTTATGTGAGCACTGCAGGCTCACTTACCACAGAAATCAATTGCACTTGGATCAACCCAACATAGGCAATGGGCTTCCCCAGGTACCTCTTTCATGTGCTGAATGCCGCCAAAACAGGGAGAATTTAGTATTGAATGCTGAAGCAAAGTTGCCTGGTATGTACCCTAAAGATAATGACAGCCGATCGGTGTATAATGAAAGTCACTGTCATGAAAGAGGATGGGTTTTGCAGCATCAGTTGAATCCGAGGATTGAGGAAGCAAGAACTCATATGTCTGGAGCTGGAAGATTGAACGATCATTACTTGGTGGATGGTCCTGGCATGAATATTCCTCCGGGGCATGGTAATTTGGTGGATGGCCACCATGTCTCTCCAAATCATGCTCACCATCGAACAGGACCTGAAATGGGGAACGAACTGTTTCATGATCCAGCTGCAGCAGTGGTACCCCATCTGCACACTCCTTCAGCTGAAGAGCGAGTTGTGCGGTACGGGAATTTTCCTTATGGAGCAGATACTATTTACCCAGTGTCTCATGGACATGCAACTGCACAAAATTTGTGGAGAAATGTTCAGAACCCCATACATGTCACTCCTCTTGAAGCATCTGGCCCGGTTATTAATGGTTCCATTACTCCTGCTTATCTTAGGGGTGCAGTGGAGGGCAATCCACGGATTGCTGTTGGGGTGGACAGTCCAAATTCTTGGATTGATCCCTCGCAAAGAGTGCCTGGTTTCGAAGGTACAGTCACCCCTCCAGAATATTATTACAGCCAGACTCAAAAAATGAACCCTCAAAGTTATAATCAGCAAAACCAACTCCCAGATCCTGTGCACCAATCAGATTCTTTTTCAGCATTGGTTCAAGATAAATTGGTTTCTTCTACTACAGATTGCAATCTGGGTTTGAGAGTTAACAATGTTAGTGAAGCAGTTAGAACAGACGAGAATTGTAACCTTGGACAAGAAAAAGCAGCAAATCATGTTGTAAAGGTTGAAGAAACTGATGTGAAAAGATCTTGCTTAGAGCAGAATATGATTCCCGAAAAGCCTATTGGCTCAACTTCCCTGCTGGCCATGGAAGTGAGTGGTAATATTGAGAAGCCAGGTGAAAAATCTCCTTCTGATCGTCCAGAAGATTCGAAGCTTTTGGCTCACAATTTAAGTATCTTACCTGAGCTGATTGCTTCTGTAAAAAGAGCAGCGTTGGAAGGGGCAGAGGAGGTGAAAGCTAAAGTTGAAGAAAGTGATGATTCTGTAAAGCCTGATACAACGACAAAAGAAGCACCTGCAAATGAAGCTGAATTAGTG AACATTCATGGAGAAATAGAGATGGATTATGATAACGACACTGTCAAGACTTTGAAAATTGAGCCAACAATTGCTGAGGCTGAAGCTATTGCGAGGGGATTACAG acaattaaaaatgatgATCTAGAGGAGGTTCGAGAATTAGGTTCTGGAACATATGGATCTGTTTACCATGGGAAGTGGAGGGGTTCTGATGTAGCGATAAAGAGAATCAAAGCCAGCTGTTTTGCCGGGAAACCTTCTGAAAGAGAACGTTTG ATTGCAGATTTTTGGAAGGAGGCTCTGTTATTGAGTTCCTTGCATCATCCAAACGTTGTGTCTTTTTATGGCATAGTACGTGATGGTCCTGATGGATCTTTGGCAACCGTGACAGAATTCATGGTTAATGGGTCTTTGAAACAGTTTTTGCAGAAGAAGGACAG AACCATTGACCGTCGTAAGAGACTCATCATAGCTATGGATGCGGCATTTGGAATGGAGTATTTACATGGAAAGAACATCGTACATTTTGACTTGAAATGTGAAAATCTGTTGGTGAATATGAGAGACCCTCAGCGGCCTGTATGCAag ATTGGTGATTTGGGCTTGTCGAAGGTGAAACAACAGACTTTAGTATCGGGAGGTGTTCGTGGAACTTTACCATGGATGGCACCTGAGCTCCTGAGTGGAAAAAGTCACATGGTAACAGAAAAG ATTGATGTTTACTCATTTGGGATTGTTATGTGGGAACTGCTGACGGGGGATGAACCGTATGCTGATATGCATTGTGCTTCTATCATTG GAGGAATTGTGAATAACACATTACGCCCCCAAATTCCAACATGGTGTGATCCTGAATGGAGGTCTTTGATGGAAAGTTGTTGGGCCTCTGATCCAGCTGAGAGACCTTCGTTTTCAGAAATTTCTCGGAGGCTACGGAGTATGGCTGCTGCAATAAATGTGAAATAG